The Magnetococcales bacterium DNA window TCAGCCCGTTTCCAACCTCAATAAGGCGGAATTTCCGCCCTCAGTTCAGCCATTTGCCCCTTTTTTGGCCCATCTGGACGCATTTCGAGTGCAGTTTCTTCAAATTGTGCGTGGCAGAGTGCAAAATCCACTCCCCGTTGCACAGTTCCAGACCACGCAAGCGAAACTCATCTGCCCCTTGAGTCTCCTTCATCTGTCCGAAAACCGGCTCCACCGTCTGACCGCGCTTCTTGTAAAGAGTCTTGCCACGCTCGGTCAGCAGTTTGCAATCCATCCGTTCACGGGCTGTGGAGTGAACAAAGGGCGAAGTGGAGCATTCCTGAGCCGGTACGTGCTTGAGT harbors:
- a CDS encoding transposase, whose protein sequence is MDCKLLTERGKTLYKKRGQTVEPVFGQMKETQGADEFRLRGLELCNGEWILHSATHNLKKLHSKCVQMGQKRGKWLN